AGTGTCCGCTGTCGATGCGATCACGGGTACGGTGACGGCTTCCGCACAAGCAGCCATGCGCGCTCTTCAAAACGACGGTGTGGGCTCGTATGAGGTCGCATCGGCAAATGCCAATCTCGATAGCGGCGCTTATGCTCTTGCAGTGCCCGCCGCGGCGCCCGTGACGGGCACATACGCGGGATCGCTGCCCGTGGTGCTGTCCGCGGCGAACGGCGCGGCGGGAGCCTATACCGTCGAAGCGGATAGCGCGAGTGGCACGACGCAGTCGACGGCCGTTAATGTTTCTGCCGGCAGCCAGTCGGGCATCAACTTTAACTTCTGATTCCGGAGGGCGAGGAAGGTCAATGGGGGCCTTCCTCGCACAATGCATGAAAATAATGATGATCCTGTTGACGACCGCGATAGCGGCACTGTCGGGCTGCGCGGTGTACGTGCCAAGCGATCCCGGCGTCGTTGTTGTGCCGCAAGGCAAAGCTCAAGGGGGGCCGGGCAATGGCTTTTGTCCGCCTGGTCAGGCGAAAAAAGGAAACTGCTAAGACTGGTCGCCGACGTGTACGTTTATTAACGACTCAATAGAACATGGCAATCGGCGACATTCGCTCCGCCGGTTGTCAGCCGTATCGCGTGCGTCGATTTCTCGTGTGATCGTCCATACGATTCTGCGCGCGCTATTTCGACGGCTCCCGTCGATTGCGCTCTGCCGTCTCTTCTGGTAGCGGCGGCGACGTGCAAGCCTCAAGCTCTGCGAGGGCCTTTCTCGCGACCGTCACTGTCTCCTGACACGCGTTGGGCTCATCCGCCTTCGGACATCCGCCCGCAGCCATGATCTGGGCGAGCGAGACCTTAACTTTTCTGAGTGCAAGTTCAGGAGAACCTGTATCTGCGATCAGGCGTGCCAGATTGAAAATGCTGCCTGTCGGCAGCGATACATAGGCTGGGCAGGGCGATTCTGCACGAACGCTAAACGAAGCGAACATCAGCAGGAGAACTGCGCCGAGCGACCATTGATGGTCAAGACGGTTGCGAGAGACTTGCATTCCCGACTCCTCATTCAGCGACCGACAGATTCTCGGACGTGCACGCGCCAGTAGGGCTCAGCTTGACGAGCGAGGCGTCGTCACGACGATGTGCTTCGAGTAATTGATCGTGGAGGTGTCTCTCAGGATAGCGACACGTTTGACGGATCGGGCAATCGTCGGACAACGGATTTCGCGTCCGCGCAGGCATCGGATCTGGATAACAGAACCGCGCAAGATGCCGATCTGAGGGAAGTTATAGTGGTGACTTCTTAAGATTTGCTTAAGCCGACATCCGCAGATCGCAGTTGCTGTTGAACTGTTGGAAAGTCGGTTCGAGCGTGTAATCGGCCATTCGCTCGGTTAGCGGGGAATCATTGCCTGGCGAACGATCGTTGCACCGGCCTGTGTCTTCTCAATTCGCGTTTGGCGACGTGGACGTGCCTTTTGGCGACCATTGATATACGTCAACGGCGCCGGTCGCGCCCACGGCACGATATCAGTGGCAAGTCTTCCGGCAAGGATGCGCTGGGGAGACGCGTTGTCCGGTGACACGATGGCAGCGTTGTTTGGCCGTAGGGCGCACAATGTCTCTTAAGATTCCGATCCTTCTGCTGTTGCTCATGATGCTGGCGTCGCCATTTCGGGCTGCGCGCGCAGAGGTGCGCCCCGAATCGCCCGTCCTCCTCGAGTCGGTTCTCGAAACAGCGCCCGTCGAGATCGACGGTCAGCTCCTTTTCATGGTTCGAGGAGTGACGTCCTTTCCCGCTGAGCAGCGGGCCGAGGCCATCAGGGGAAGAATCGAAAAGGTGGCGGCGGACCGCGTATTTCCAAGCGACGGCTTAAGCGCCGAACCAGTGGGAAATGTCACGATGATCATGGCGAGACAAGTCACGCTGATGATCGTGAGCGAGGCCGATGCGCAGTTAGAGCACACGAGCCGCGACCATCTCGCAACACTGCACATGATGCGGATCCGGCAGGCCATCGACGAATACCGCCAGTCGCGTACGAGCGACGCCCTGCTTTCGGCCGGGCTCTTCAGCACCGCGGCTACGGCCGTGCTAGCGCTGGTTATCGCTGCCCTGCTCGCGCTCAACCGGTGGTTGGATAGAGCTCTTTCCCGACGTCTGCAGAGTCGTGTCCACGCGGTAGGCATCCAGTCCTTTCAGATCCTCGGTTCCGAAACTATCTGGAAGGCGCTTCATGGTCTGGTGCTTCTACTTGGCGTCGCGACAATTGCTGTGTCAGCGTATGCATACCTGCATTACGTACTTGCACTCTTTCCATGGACCCGCTCCGTCTCCAACGACCTGTTCGATCTTGCCGTCAACGCCGCCGAACGTATCGGAAAGTCAGTCGGCGCAAGAATCCCGGACATTCTGGTACTCGCCAGCATCTACTATCTGTGCCGGTTCGTTCTTCGGTTGACCCGGCACTTTTTCGACGCGGTGGCACAGAAGCGCGTCAGGTTCGCCCAGTTCGAGCCGGAATGGGCTCTGCCCACGTACCGTCTCATCCGGGTCCTCATCCTTGCCTTCGCGCTCATCATCGCTTACCCCTATATTCCTGGCTCGGAATCTGCCGCTTTCAAGGGAGTCTCGATCTTCATCGGCCTGGTGTTCTCTCTCGGTTCGTCTGCCGCCATTTCCAATTTGATCGCCGGCTACCTGATGACTTATCGAAGGGTCTTCAAAGTCGGCGACCGCGTAAAGGTGGGCGACGTAACGGGGGACGTGATCGCGATCCGCCTGCAAGTGACCCATCTGCGGACGATCAAGAACGAGGAGGTAACGATCCCCAATTCGCAGATACTGAACGGCGACGTAACAAACTTCAGCTCGCTGGCTGTGACACCAGGACTGATTCTGCATACCACGGTCGGAATTGGATATGAGACGCCCTGGCGGCAGGTGGAGGCGATGCTTCGCATGGCCGCAAAGCGAACCACGGGCATCGCGGGAGATCCGCAGCCGTTCATCCTGCTGATCGCGTTAGGCGACTTTGCCGTCACCTATGAACTGAACGGGTACATCCATGACCCGCACGCAATTGCCCAAATCCATGCGGAACTGCATCGACATATCCTTGATGTCTTCAACGAGTACGGAGTGCAGATCATGACGCCCGCCTACGAGCGCGATCCGCCCGAACCGAAGGTCGTGCGACAGGAGCAGTGGTATGCGGCGCCGGCGTCATCTGTTCAACGGGCGGAAGAACGGGCGGAAGCAGCGAACGCAGAGGAGGGCGCATCGCCGACGACTCTGGCCGTCCAGCGCTCCACGGTCTACCGAACGGAGTGACTCCTTGCGAAAACAACGGCAACCGGTCAGTCGCGCTTTCCTTTGAGCGTAAAAGGCGCGAGCAGAGCTTCCATGTCAAGCCGATGCCCCTGCATGAGAAGCAGGCGCGCATGCAGCACGGTATTTTCCAGAACGAGCTTGGCGGTGCTCAGCAGATAAAGCGCATGGACATCGGAGTGTGACATGCCAGTCTCCACAGCGTGGTGCCGTTCAACGAGCGAACTGACAATGAGCCGCCTCAGCTCCTGTTCTCCAAATGGCAGGTCTGCGTAGTCGATGGGGTCTTCTGCTTCGACTTCCCTAAGCATGTCGACAAGCATTTCGGTGCTCACTTCCATGAGTCCCTCCCGGACGAAGGTCAAGTCGGCGTGGCAAAAGCGCCGTTCTGCACCTGCAGACTACCAATCCGTTTCCGTCTCGGTCCAGCATCGATCAGACGGTTCGCGGCTTAGAGGTCACGATGCGACGTCGGTGCGGCTGCCAGCCGGCTGCCTGCGAACGGGTCTTCGCGCCAATCCACTTTCGAACGTGTCTCGGGCACCGACTGGGATGCCAGGGCTACCGCAAAGTGATCCATTGACTGGCCCGCGCTAATGGCCTGTTTGAGCCATTGAGGCATCTCTCCGTCGCCGGACCAGGTTTCTCCCGTGGCACTGCGATACCGTGCTGTCTTCTGTCGAACCTGGTCTTCGGCGATCGCCGCCGCGAGATCATCCAGTTCGATGCCGACCTCGGCCATCCTGCGGCGCAGGTAAGCGACCATACTGTCCCGCTTTCTCTCGTCCATAAATCTCCCCGTATTGCGAGTCGTGCGCGCTGGCTCTTTTTGAGCATACGCAAGCCCTATGCCTCAAGATTACCACTGCGGGCGTCCCGGCTGATTCAATCATAGTGATTTCGGCACCGCATGTCGCTGAGCCACTCAAACGAGCGCTTCGTCGATAGCACGCAAAAAGCCTTTGAACCCGGCATTGGCGACGCATGCACGCACGCGTTCGAGTTCGCAGCGCGCGTTGCCGGACGCGGGATCGAGTTGCATGGCAGCCAGCGCGCGTCCGCGCGCTGCAAACAGTTGCGCCCACGGCAGCGTTTCCGCTTGCGTGTAGCGTTCCAGCGATTCGACATGGCGCAGGGCGCCGGCGGGATCGCGGATCGATAACATCGCCTCGATTGCGTCGCGGTAAAACCAGAGATGGTTGTGCCCGACCGCACCACGGCGCAGCAATTCTGCGCCCTCGTCGAG
This Paraburkholderia phymatum STM815 DNA region includes the following protein-coding sequences:
- a CDS encoding mechanosensitive ion channel family protein, which translates into the protein MSLKIPILLLLLMMLASPFRAARAEVRPESPVLLESVLETAPVEIDGQLLFMVRGVTSFPAEQRAEAIRGRIEKVAADRVFPSDGLSAEPVGNVTMIMARQVTLMIVSEADAQLEHTSRDHLATLHMMRIRQAIDEYRQSRTSDALLSAGLFSTAATAVLALVIAALLALNRWLDRALSRRLQSRVHAVGIQSFQILGSETIWKALHGLVLLLGVATIAVSAYAYLHYVLALFPWTRSVSNDLFDLAVNAAERIGKSVGARIPDILVLASIYYLCRFVLRLTRHFFDAVAQKRVRFAQFEPEWALPTYRLIRVLILAFALIIAYPYIPGSESAAFKGVSIFIGLVFSLGSSAAISNLIAGYLMTYRRVFKVGDRVKVGDVTGDVIAIRLQVTHLRTIKNEEVTIPNSQILNGDVTNFSSLAVTPGLILHTTVGIGYETPWRQVEAMLRMAAKRTTGIAGDPQPFILLIALGDFAVTYELNGYIHDPHAIAQIHAELHRHILDVFNEYGVQIMTPAYERDPPEPKVVRQEQWYAAPASSVQRAEERAEAANAEEGASPTTLAVQRSTVYRTE
- a CDS encoding H-NS histone family protein, which gives rise to MDERKRDSMVAYLRRRMAEVGIELDDLAAAIAEDQVRQKTARYRSATGETWSGDGEMPQWLKQAISAGQSMDHFAVALASQSVPETRSKVDWREDPFAGSRLAAAPTSHRDL